In one Amaranthus tricolor cultivar Red isolate AtriRed21 chromosome 8, ASM2621246v1, whole genome shotgun sequence genomic region, the following are encoded:
- the LOC130820251 gene encoding uncharacterized protein LOC130820251 — translation MGGHKHPRKQKNHRSHGGPSSSCYDPSMEGRSLPSEYDINEETRPSLGIQLAMWDFGQCDAKRCTGRKLARFNLLKELRVTAGFGGIVLSPVGTHCVSREDYPLIKQRGLAVVDCSWARLTDVPFVKLRCTAPRLLPWLVAANPVNYGRPCELSCVEALAAALLICGEEEAAHMLLGKFKWGHAFLSLNKELLKAYSECKDSSEIISVQNAWISKQQSIRASNVLQDEEEKDGSLSNEEGESCESDDGLPPLERNLNHLNLESEEESESEENGD, via the coding sequence ATGGGAGGACACAAGCATCCTAGGAAGCAGAAGAACCATCGTTCTCATGGAGGTCCGTCTAGCTCTTGTTATGACCCCTCTATGGAGGGCAGGTCTCTTCCATCAGAATATGACATAAATGAAGAGACTCGACCTAGTCTTGGAATTCAGCTTGCTATGTGGGACTTTGGACAATGCGATGCAAAAAGGTGTACAGGAAGGAAACTAGCCAGATTTAACTTGTTAAAAGAATTGCGAGTCACTGCTGGGTTTGGGGGCATTGTCTTGAGCCCTGTTGGGACCCACTGTGTCTCGAGAGAAGACTATCCTCTAATCAAGCAGCGAGGGCTGGCTGTTGTGGACTGTTCTTGGGCACGGTTGACTGATGTTCCTTTTGTGAAACTCCGTTGCACTGCTCCTCGGTTGTTACCATGGCTGGTGGCAGCAAATCCTGTAAACTATGGTAGACCGTGCGAATTATCATGTGTAGAAGCCCTAGCTGCCGCTTTGTTGATAtgtggtgaagaggaagcagcgcATATGTTGCTTGGCAAGTTCAAGTGGGGGCATGCATTTTTGTCACTTAATAAGGAGCTCCTTAAAGCTTATTCTGAATGCAAAGATAGTTCTGAGATAATTTCAGTTCAGAATGCATGGATATCTAAGCAACAAAGTATACGGGCTTCTAATGTCTtacaagatgaagaagaaaaggatGGATCATTAAGCAATGAAGAGGGTGAATCTTGCGAGTCAGATGATGGGCTTCCACCTTTGGAAAGGAATTTAAATCATTTAAACTTAGAGAGTGAAGAGGAAAGTGAATCAGAAGAGAACGGAGATTAA
- the LOC130820253 gene encoding pentatricopeptide repeat-containing protein At5g65570, whose translation MVSWKWRVKGWITSNFVRHLQSNAMNQNKQFIRKASTITNQTLKKLDFLWHSNVANLKEASNFYYSQIQQCKSLEEIINIQTHMKNNGFAPENLGTILFNAYLKYGSLDHARQVFEELPQRHVVVWNSMISCYIKKQKSVEAVSLYKRMACEGVYPNEFTLSCVLKAFSDLGFVYDGQKAHAKAVVLGFEVSDVFVGSALVDMYAKFGKMKNARLVADRVVEKDVVLFTSLIVGYVQNGEDCKAMEVFNQMVKKGVKANEYTYTTLLVSCGNLKNLFLGKLIHGLITKFGHESNISSQTSLLTMYSKCGLVEDSLNVFNRLVNPNLVTWTSLIVGLAQNGSEEVALSKFCEMMQSSVLPNCFTLSGALAACSSLAMLDQGKQIHTIILKLGLHLNKFIGAALINFYGRCGCVEHARMVYDAFSDRDLVFVNTMMYAYAQNGFEHKTLELYQQMQNMGLKPNDFTFVSILVACGNAGLVNEGRRIFDSFVGDSDIRITNEHYACMVDIYGRAGRIQEAISLINQVNNPDIVLWRTLLSACRTYGDVTTAERILKKVNELSSSDEGSLVLSSNLYASKGNWNLVMGAKSLMREKRLKKSPAMSWVVLGGEVHTFKAGDCSHTSFREIECMINKLMKKAKELGYVPATKFVLQNVDEKEKERSLYYHSEKLAIAFALWKTSGKASCIRIYKNLKVCGDCHAWIKLVTKVVGREIIARDMKRFHHFKDGICSCKDYW comes from the coding sequence ATGGTTAGTTGGAAATGGCGGGTTAAAGGATGGATAACTTCAAATTTTGTAAGACATTTACAAAGCAATgcaatgaatcaaaacaaacaaTTCATCAGAAAAGCATCCACAATCACCAATCAAACACTAAAAAAGTTAGACTTTCTATGGCATTCAAATGTCGCAAACCTCAAAGAAGCTTCAAATTTTTACTATTCTCAAATACAACAATGCAAATCACTAGAAGAAATCATAAACATTCAAACCCACATGAAAAATAATGGTTTTGCTCCCGAAAATTTAGGCACTATTCTCTTCAATGCATATTTGAAATATGGTAGCCTTGATCATGCACGCCAAGTGTTCGAAGAATTGCCTCAAAGACATGTTGTTGTTTGGAATTCCATGATTTCTTGTTACATTAAGAAACAAAAGAGTGTTGAAGCTGTGAGTTTATATAAAAGAATGGCTTGTGAGGGAGTTTATCCGAATGAATTTACACTATCTTGTGTTTTGAAAGCATTTTCTGATTTGGGTTTTGTCTATGACGGTCAGAAAGCTCATGCCAAAGCGGTTGTTTTAGGCTTCGAGGTTTCAGATGTGTTTGTGGGAAGTGCCCTTGTTGATATGTATGCCAAGTTTGGTAAAATGAAGAATGCCCGTTTGGTAGCAGACCGAGTTGTGGAGAAAGATGTTGTATTGTTTACTTCATTGATTGTTGGGTATGTTCAAAATGGGGAAGATTGTAAAGCAATGGAGGTTTTTAATCAAATGGTTAAGAAAGGAGTTAAGGCTAATGAGTACACTTATACTACTTTATTGGTGAGTTGTGGAAACTTAAAGAATTTATTCCTTGGGAAGTTGATACATGGGCTTATAACTAAGTTTGGTCATGAGTCTAATATCTCTTCGCAAACATCGCTTCTGACTATGTACTCTAAATGTGGCTTGGTTGAGGATTCACTTAACGTTTTTAATCGTCTTGTCAACCCAAATTTGGTGACTTGGACATCTCTTATTGTTGGTCTTGCACAAAATGGCAGTGAGGAAGTTGCCTTATCCAAATTTTGTGAAATGATGCAGAGTTCAGTACTTCCAAACTGTTTTACCTTGTCTGGAGCTCTTGCTGCGTGCTCCAGCCTTGCGATGCTGGATCAAGGGAAACAAATCCACACTATCATACTAAAATTAGGTTTACACTTGAACAAATTTATTGGAGCTGCCCTGATTAATTTTTATGGGAGGTGTGGTTGTGTGGAGCATGCTAGGATGGTTTATGATGCCTTTTCAGATCGTGATTTGGTGTTTGTGAACACAATGATGTATGCTTATGCTCAAAATGGTTTTGAACACAAGACACTAGAGCTATATCAACAAATGCAAAACATGGGGCTTAAACCCAATGATTTTACTTTTGTCAGTATACTAGTAGCATGCGGCAATGCGGGGCTTGTTAATGAAGGACGCCGCATCTTTGACTCTTTTGTTGGTGATAGTGACATTCGGATAACAAATGAACACTATGCCTGCATGGTTGATATATATGGACGTGCTGGAAGGATTCAGGAGGCAATATCTCTTATAAACCAAGTTAATAATCCTGATATTGTTTTATGGAGGACTTTGCTGAGTGCATGTAGGACCTATGGAGATGTTACCACAGCAGAGAGGAttctaaaaaaagtaaatgagctATCATCTAGTGATGAGGGAAGCTTGGTTCTGTCCTCGAATCTTTATGCATCAAAAGGTAACTGGAACTTGGTTATGGGGGCGAAGTCTTTAATGAGGGAGAAACGACTGAAAAAGAGTCCGGCCATGAGCTGGGTCGTCTTAGGTGGTGAGGTTCATACTTTCAAGGCAGGGGATTGCTCCCACACAAGCTTTAGAGAAATTGAATGCATGATCAATAAACTGATGAAAAAAGCTAAAGAGTTGGGATATGTTCCAGCTACTAAGTTTGTGTTACAAAACGTCgatgagaaggagaaagagagatCCTTGTACTACCACAGCGAGAAACTAGCGATAGCATTTGCTCTTTGGAAGACCTCTGGGAAGGCTAGCTGCATTAGgatttacaaaaatttaaaggttTGTGGGGATTGCCATGCTTGGATAAAGCTGGTCACAAAAGTTGTTGGGAGAGAGATAATTGCCAGAGATATGAAGAGATTTCACCATTTTAAGGATGGGATTTGCTCTTGCAAAGATTATTGGTGA
- the LOC130821629 gene encoding uncharacterized protein LOC130821629 yields the protein MAHFEALYGRRCRNPVCWDDFSESVTLGSAMLEEMTDQVNMIRERLKAAQDRQKSYADLKRRPDEFAVGDYVLLRVSPMKGVMRFGKRGKLSPKFTGPYEVTEKVGKVAYRLELPNELGKVHDVFHISQLKRYVPDKSHVLDPEPLDLDENLSYEEKPIKILDSKVRSTRRKDIKMVKILWANQRTQEATWEIEDSIREKYPHLFPELGASSNSYWICTYRV from the exons ATGGCACATTTTGAAGCTTTATACGGTCGTCGTTGTCGTAATCCAGTATGTTGGGACGATTTCAGTGAATCTGTCACTCTAGGATCGGCTATGTTAGAGGAGATGACTGATCAAGTAAATATGATTCGAGAAAGACTTAAAGCGgcccaggatcgacaaaagtccTACGCAGATCTTAAGAGGAGACCTGATGAGTTCGCCGTAGGGGATTATGTGTTATTGAGAGTTTCACCGATGAAGGGAGTCATGAGGTTTGGCAAGAGGGGGAAGTTGAGCCCAAAGTTTACAGGACCTTATGAGGTCACGGAGAAGGTAGGAAAGGTTGCTTACAGACTAGAATTACCCAATGAGTTGGGTAAGGTCCATGATGTGTTTCACATTTCGCAGTTGAAGAGATATGTTCCCGATAAATCTCATGTGCTAGATCCTGAGCCCTTAGACCTCGATGAGAATTTATCTTATGAAGAGAAGCCTATCAAGATCTTAGATTCTAAGGTGCGTAGTACGAGGAGAAAAGATATAAAGATGGTGAAAATTCTATGGGCTAACCAACGCACACAGGAGGCAACGTGGGAAATTGAGGATTCCATTCGTGAAAAATACCCACACCTTTTTCctgag TTGGGAGCTTCTTCCAATAGTTATTGGATTTGTACTTATCGAGTGTAG